A region from the Triticum urartu cultivar G1812 chromosome 1, Tu2.1, whole genome shotgun sequence genome encodes:
- the LOC125528372 gene encoding DNA replication complex GINS protein PSF2 isoform X2, with protein MAGQSDPHLSLFSPSEVEFVAEDEIVEIVPNIRMEALNMICGDFGPFFPQIPSKVPLWLAVALKRRGKCTIRAPEWMTVERESPREFQPLPFHYIEISKLLFDHARDDITDAYLVRSLIEDIRDVRFHKVETGLETISGRTHAVKLKNLSAMEVNIVRPFMVRTLQAFYKHDSPQMIQQADNTGSRSTPVTDRGPRRDLRRR; from the exons ATGGCGGGGCAGTCCGACCCGCATCTCTCCCTCTTCTCGCCGTCCGAG GTGGAGTTCGTGGCCGAGGATGAGATCGTCGAGATCGTCCCCAACATCCGGATGGAGGCCCTGAACATGATCTGC GGGGATTTCGGACCCTTCTTCCCCCAAATTCCAAGCAAGGTCCCTCTGTGGCTCGCTGTGGCGCTCAAGAGGCGTGGCAAGTGCACCATACGTGCACCCGAGTGGATGACTGTTG AAAGGGAGTCACCTAGAGAATTTCAGCCATTACCATTCCACTATATCGAAATATCTAAGCTTCTGTTTGATCA TGCTCGTGATGACATCACAGATGCTTACTTG GTGAGATCTTTGATCGAGGATATCAGAGATGTCAGGTTCCATAAGGTCGAGACTGGATTAGAGACAATATCTGGCCGTACTCATGCTGTGAAG CTCAAAAATCTCTCTGCAATGGAGGTGAATATCGTGCGTCCATTTATGGTGAGAACTTTGCAGGCGTTCTACAAGCATGATAGCCCACAGATGATTCAGCAGGCAGACAACACAGGGAGCAGATCAACACCAGTCACAGATCGCGGTCCAAGA AGAGACCTAAGGCGCAGGTAA
- the LOC125528372 gene encoding DNA replication complex GINS protein PSF2 isoform X1 produces MAGQSDPHLSLFSPSEVEFVAEDEIVEIVPNIRMEALNMICGDFGPFFPQIPSKVPLWLAVALKRRGKCTIRAPEWMTVERLTQVLDAERESPREFQPLPFHYIEISKLLFDHARDDITDAYLVRSLIEDIRDVRFHKVETGLETISGRTHAVKLKNLSAMEVNIVRPFMVRTLQAFYKHDSPQMIQQADNTGSRSTPVTDRGPRRDLRRR; encoded by the exons ATGGCGGGGCAGTCCGACCCGCATCTCTCCCTCTTCTCGCCGTCCGAG GTGGAGTTCGTGGCCGAGGATGAGATCGTCGAGATCGTCCCCAACATCCGGATGGAGGCCCTGAACATGATCTGC GGGGATTTCGGACCCTTCTTCCCCCAAATTCCAAGCAAGGTCCCTCTGTGGCTCGCTGTGGCGCTCAAGAGGCGTGGCAAGTGCACCATACGTGCACCCGAGTGGATGACTGTTG AGCGCTTAACACAGGTGTTGGATGCAGAAAGGGAGTCACCTAGAGAATTTCAGCCATTACCATTCCACTATATCGAAATATCTAAGCTTCTGTTTGATCA TGCTCGTGATGACATCACAGATGCTTACTTG GTGAGATCTTTGATCGAGGATATCAGAGATGTCAGGTTCCATAAGGTCGAGACTGGATTAGAGACAATATCTGGCCGTACTCATGCTGTGAAG CTCAAAAATCTCTCTGCAATGGAGGTGAATATCGTGCGTCCATTTATGGTGAGAACTTTGCAGGCGTTCTACAAGCATGATAGCCCACAGATGATTCAGCAGGCAGACAACACAGGGAGCAGATCAACACCAGTCACAGATCGCGGTCCAAGA AGAGACCTAAGGCGCAGGTAA